Proteins from one Faecalibacterium sp. I3-3-33 genomic window:
- a CDS encoding peptidylprolyl isomerase, translating into MVRITMEDGGIIDIELNEDVAPITCENFKKLVKEGFYNGLTFHRVIPGFMIQGGCPLGTGTGGPGWNIKGEFAANGVNNPLKHTRGVISMARSMNPNSAGSQFFIMHQDAPHLDGQYAAFGKVVAGMDVVDKIAAVRTDWNDKPTTPVKMKTVELIEG; encoded by the coding sequence ATGGTTCGCATTACTATGGAAGACGGCGGCATCATCGACATCGAGCTGAACGAAGATGTTGCCCCCATCACCTGTGAGAATTTTAAAAAGCTGGTCAAGGAAGGCTTTTACAACGGCCTGACCTTCCACCGTGTCATCCCCGGCTTTATGATCCAGGGCGGCTGCCCGCTGGGCACCGGCACCGGCGGCCCGGGCTGGAACATCAAGGGCGAGTTTGCCGCTAACGGCGTCAACAACCCCCTCAAGCACACCCGGGGTGTGATCAGCATGGCCCGCAGCATGAACCCCAACAGCGCAGGCAGCCAGTTCTTCATCATGCATCAGGATGCACCCCATCTGGACGGCCAGTACGCCGCCTTCGGCAAGGTGGTTGCCGGCATGGACGTTGTGGATAAGATCGCTGCTGTCCGCACCGACTGGAACGACAAGCCCACCACCCCGGTCAAGATGAAGACCGTGGAGCTCATCGAGGGCTAA
- a CDS encoding helix-turn-helix transcriptional regulator, whose amino-acid sequence MMNLLNRTAVALLKVIEVETQEATKEQADAWLRRVLLLEKFYRYTNILFRILIPVAIVAAIYLLWRIARNLEKPPKLTEEVKIVRKSLSEMLKENRTRCKMTQEFVAESIGVSRQAVSKWENGVSHS is encoded by the coding sequence ATGATGAACCTGCTGAACCGAACTGCTGTTGCCCTGCTTAAGGTCATAGAAGTAGAAACGCAGGAAGCGACTAAGGAACAGGCGGATGCCTGGCTTCGCAGAGTTTTGCTGCTGGAAAAGTTCTACCGCTATACCAATATCCTGTTCCGGATCCTGATCCCGGTCGCCATCGTGGCGGCAATCTATCTGCTCTGGCGCATCGCCCGCAATCTGGAAAAGCCGCCGAAGCTCACGGAGGAAGTCAAAATCGTGCGCAAGTCACTTTCCGAGATGCTCAAGGAGAACCGCACCCGCTGCAAGATGACACAGGAGTTCGTGGCCGAGAGCATCGGCGTAAGCCGTCAGGCAGTGTCCAAGTGGGAAAACGGAGTTTCCCATAGTTAA
- a CDS encoding response regulator transcription factor, with amino-acid sequence MKQILIVEDDSFLNKMLDYNLTADGYGVTSALNARTAAAAIRQREFDLVLLDINLPDGNGFELCKLIKPQHPDTIVIFLTANDQESDQIRGYEVGAVDYITKPFVIGALQRKIKAMFAMLEHHKPAKDIYDDGRLFLDFSEQTASLNGKPLTLSPMEYKMLNLFRKNPRQVLTRGQLLEKLWDIDERFVDEHTLTTSISRIRSKIEADGGAPYIKTVYGMGYQWTGGEAK; translated from the coding sequence ATGAAGCAGATTTTAATTGTCGAGGACGACAGTTTTTTGAATAAGATGTTAGACTATAACCTGACCGCAGACGGCTACGGCGTGACTTCTGCCCTAAATGCCAGAACCGCAGCCGCCGCCATCCGCCAGCGGGAATTTGATTTAGTGCTGCTGGACATCAACCTGCCGGATGGAAATGGTTTTGAGCTGTGCAAGCTGATAAAGCCCCAACACCCGGACACCATCGTGATTTTCCTAACCGCCAACGATCAGGAGAGCGACCAGATACGGGGCTATGAGGTGGGCGCGGTGGACTACATCACAAAGCCCTTTGTGATCGGGGCCTTGCAGCGGAAAATCAAAGCCATGTTTGCCATGCTGGAACACCACAAACCGGCCAAGGACATTTACGACGACGGGCGGCTGTTTCTGGACTTCTCGGAGCAGACGGCTTCCCTAAATGGCAAGCCCCTGACCCTATCCCCGATGGAGTACAAAATGCTGAACCTGTTCCGTAAAAATCCCCGGCAAGTGCTGACCCGTGGGCAGCTTTTGGAAAAGCTGTGGGATATAGACGAAAGGTTTGTGGACGAACACACCCTGACAACCTCCATCAGCCGGATTCGCAGCAAGATTGAAGCCGACGGCGGCGCACCCTACATCAAGACCGTTTACGGCATGGGCTATCAATGGACGGGAGGCGAGGCAAAATGA